Proteins from a genomic interval of Zonotrichia leucophrys gambelii isolate GWCS_2022_RI chromosome 5, RI_Zleu_2.0, whole genome shotgun sequence:
- the LOC135448274 gene encoding ras-related and estrogen-regulated growth inhibitor-like — protein sequence MSFPRPLRRSVSLSPARTLRLVVLGQSAVGKTALTVRFITRRFIGDYDPTLEMIYRHVAVIDGEMVHFEILDTAGQEEDSLQIEEKIKWGDGFAVVYSVTDRCSFDEVMRLCFLINHLHASPKRSGGGAEQPPVVIVGNKKDLQFDRMVSTEDGENLSKALKIPFYEISTRDSYEEPVAVFSSLYQELLRQGHFSPGSFKRRTVSKLMEKIPKMQASSSLNSAGRSLSFNSFRDYIPE from the exons ATGAGCTTCCCGCGGCCCCTGCGCCGCTCCGTGAGCCTCAGCCCGGCCCGCACCCTGCGCCTCGTCGTGCTGGGACAGAGTGCCGTGGGCAAGACAG cGCTGACCGTACGATTCATCACCAGGAGATTCATTGGAGACTATGACCCAACCCTAG AAATGATCTACAGGCACGTGGCTGTCATCGATGGGGAGATGGTGCACTTTGAGATCCTCGACACAGCCGGACAG GAGGAGGACTCGCTGCAGATCGAGGAGAAGATCAAGTGGGGCGATGGCTTTGCCGTGGTGTACTCGGTGACCGACCGCTGCAGCTTCGACGAGGTGATGCGCCTCTGCTTCCTCATCAACCACCTGCACGCCAGCCCCAAgcgcagcggcggcggcgccgagCAGCCCCCCGTGGTCATCGTGGGCAACAAGAAGGACCTGCAGTTCGACAGGATGGTGTCCACCGAGGACGGGGAGAACCTCTCCAAAGCCCTCAAGATTCCCTTCTACGAGATCTCCACGCGGGACAGCTACGAGGAGCCGGTGGCGGTGTTCAGCAGCCTctaccaggagctgctcaggcagggccacTTCTCCCCAGGCTCCTTCAAGAGGAGGACTGTGTCCAAGCTCATGGAGAAGATCCCCAAAATGCAGGCCAGCTCCAGCCTGAACTCGGCGGGCAGGAGCCTCAGCTTTAACTCCTTCAGGGACTACATCCCCGAGTGA
- the LOC135448417 gene encoding SITS-binding protein-like isoform X2, which translates to MPVSRHTGQIPESTWTLTFREMTEPWKGAVGCLGVAVFFAMTIGIISWQAVEQPPEEWVLRGRDAGMLWERGRGALLLRALPAGRPVLAIAVGSVPATEPPPPRDRCWHDGRQFCYSWEEDAELRLALEPPAAPGTECYSVRWTPLRPDVTLKDCFSMANVSWYGGPSIRAQRWPLNGAESPAQPLVSGDLSANPDGFGPLLERFFLGSTGVTVTVAPDVSLLLSLESHQQFCLETPAGRAESLHYQLCVSTDVAAARRHTASAPARTLPDTALLGSPIWRYHGPEGSAAKIKRGLRSLDLVPSGHRKRQAPVLVEPLELSITLSPYAGIASPLFQRSLHGGEAAGYWLSRQPRPGASSIPLLTTWKGQLCARLNVTSEAALGWYLARARDLRQALGATYVAFEGVEGNSFLEQDVPAPAELEGDGYTEALAAALATLGNGTIVSAGSRSSHLPLFVQMRPLRSDWSHAGLKGLIPSVLHYSLLGYNFFIPDAVGGSEAGATPGDPELFVRWLQIVTFLPVMAFGTPPWLCCDTWVLNLTRQCIQRHRDFVVPLLLKYSEEWQSLGYPIFRPAWWLSPTDPAAFTIEDEFLIGDEVLVAPITEKGQTWRDIYLPGEGHLWLDTNTARVFDGGTTLRNYSASLAEVPVFVKTS; encoded by the exons ATGCCCGTCTCCCGCCACACCGGCCAAATCCCGGAGTCCACCTGGACCTTGACCTTCAGGGAGATGACGGAGCCCTGGAAAGGCGCCGTGGGCTGCCTCGGCGTGGCCGTGTTCTTCGCCATGACCATCGGCATCATCTCGTGGCAGGCCGTGGAGCAGCCGCCGGAGGAGTGGGTGCTGCGGGGCCGGGACGCGGGGATGCTGTGGGAGCGCGGCCGCggggcgctgctgctgcgggcGCTGCCGGCCGGCCGGCCCGTGCTGGCCATCGCCGTGGGCAGCGTGCCGGCCACCgagcccccgccgccccgcgaCCGCTGCTGGCACGACGGCCGCCAGTTCTGCTACTCCTGGGAGGAGGACGCCGAGCTCCGGCTGGCCCTGGAGCCGCCGGCAGCCCCCGGAACCGAGTGCTACAGCGTCCGCTGGACCCCGCTGCGCCCCGACGTGACCCTGAAG gactGTTTTTCCATGGCCAATGTCTCCTGGTATGGAGGGCCGAGCATCCGTGCCCAGCGTTGGCCCCTCAACGGCGCCGAGAGCCCCGCGCAGCCCTTGGTGAGCGGCGACCTCAGCGCAAACCCCGACGGATTCGGGCCCCTCCTGGAGAGGTTCTTCCTGGGATCCACAG GAGTGACGGTGACAGTGGCTCCCGATGTGTCTCTGCTCCTGTCTCTGGAGAGCCACCAGCAGTTCTGCCTGGAGACGCCGGCGGGGCGAGCGGAGTCCCTGCACTACCAGCTCTGTGTCAGCACCGACGTGGCGGCTGCCCGCCGGCACACGGCCAGCGCTCCAGCTCGGACACTGCCGGACACCGCGCTCCTGGG GTCTCCCATCTGGCGCTACCATGGCCCGGAGGGTTCTGCCGCCAAAATCAAGCGAGGCCTGAGGTCGCTG GACCTGGTGCCCTCAGGGCACAGGAAGAGGCAGGCCCCGGTGCTGGTGGAACCTCTGGAGCTCTCCATCACGCTGTCCCCGTACGCTGGCATCGCCTCCCCGCTCTTCCAGCGCTCCCTGCATGGTGGTGAGGCTGCGGGATACTGGCTCAGCCGCCAGCCCCGACCCGGGGCCAGCTCG ATCCCGCTGCTGACCACCTGGAAGGGGCAGCTCTGCGCCCGCCTGAATGTCACCAGCGAGGCAGCGCTGGGCTGGTATCTGGCTCGTGCCCGAGACCTGCGGCAGGCACTGGGGGCAACCTACGTGGCCTTCGAGGGAGTGGAGGGCAATTCCTTCCTGGAGCAggatgtccctgctcctgccgaGCTGGAGGGTGATGGATACACCGAGGCGCTGGCGGCAGCGCTGGCCACGCTGGGCAATGGCACCATTGTCAGCGCCGGGAGCAG ATCCAGTCACCTCCCACTGTTTGTCCAGATGAGGCCCCTGCGCTCTGACTGGAGCCACGCCGGGCTGAAGGGGCTCATCCCCTCCGTGCTGCACTACAGCCTGCTGGGCTACAACTTCTTCATCCCTGATGCAGTAG GAGGGAGCGAGGCTGGAGCCACCCCAGGGGACCCGGAGCTGTTTGTGAGGTGGCTGCAGATTGTGACATTCCTGCCCGTGATGGCCTTTGGGACCCcgccctggctctgctgtgacaCCTGG GTCCTGAATCTGACCCGCCAGTGCATCCAGAGGCACCGGGACTTTGTTGTGCCCCTGCTCCTAAAATACAGTGAGGAGTGGCAGAGTTTGGGGTACCCCATCTTCCGTCCTGCATGGTGGCTCAGCCCCACGGATCCCGCTGCATTCACCATAGAGGATGAGTTCCTCATAGGAGATGAG gTCCTGGTGGCTCCAATAACAGAAAAGGGACAAACGTGGAGGGACATCTACCTACCAGGAGAGGGGCACCTGTGGCTGGACACCAACACTGCCCGAGTGTTTGATGGTGGCACCACGCTCAGGAATtactctgccagcctggccgAGGTGCCAGTGTTTGTAAAGACCTCCTGA
- the LOC135448417 gene encoding SITS-binding protein-like isoform X1, with product MPVSRHTGQIPESTWTLTFREMTEPWKGAVGCLGVAVFFAMTIGIISWQAVEQPPEEWVLRGRDAGMLWERGRGALLLRALPAGRPVLAIAVGSVPATEPPPPRDRCWHDGRQFCYSWEEDAELRLALEPPAAPGTECYSVRWTPLRPDVTLKDCFSMANVSWYGGPSIRAQRWPLNGAESPAQPLVSGDLSANPDGFGPLLERFFLGSTGVTVTVAPDVSLLLSLESHQQFCLETPAGRAESLHYQLCVSTDVAAARRHTASAPARTLPDTALLGSPIWRYHGPEGSAAKIKRGLRSLVRRLKRHRLQEGVVALGERGTAVLAAADLVPSGHRKRQAPVLVEPLELSITLSPYAGIASPLFQRSLHGGEAAGYWLSRQPRPGASSIPLLTTWKGQLCARLNVTSEAALGWYLARARDLRQALGATYVAFEGVEGNSFLEQDVPAPAELEGDGYTEALAAALATLGNGTIVSAGSRSSHLPLFVQMRPLRSDWSHAGLKGLIPSVLHYSLLGYNFFIPDAVGGSEAGATPGDPELFVRWLQIVTFLPVMAFGTPPWLCCDTWVLNLTRQCIQRHRDFVVPLLLKYSEEWQSLGYPIFRPAWWLSPTDPAAFTIEDEFLIGDEVLVAPITEKGQTWRDIYLPGEGHLWLDTNTARVFDGGTTLRNYSASLAEVPVFVKTS from the exons ATGCCCGTCTCCCGCCACACCGGCCAAATCCCGGAGTCCACCTGGACCTTGACCTTCAGGGAGATGACGGAGCCCTGGAAAGGCGCCGTGGGCTGCCTCGGCGTGGCCGTGTTCTTCGCCATGACCATCGGCATCATCTCGTGGCAGGCCGTGGAGCAGCCGCCGGAGGAGTGGGTGCTGCGGGGCCGGGACGCGGGGATGCTGTGGGAGCGCGGCCGCggggcgctgctgctgcgggcGCTGCCGGCCGGCCGGCCCGTGCTGGCCATCGCCGTGGGCAGCGTGCCGGCCACCgagcccccgccgccccgcgaCCGCTGCTGGCACGACGGCCGCCAGTTCTGCTACTCCTGGGAGGAGGACGCCGAGCTCCGGCTGGCCCTGGAGCCGCCGGCAGCCCCCGGAACCGAGTGCTACAGCGTCCGCTGGACCCCGCTGCGCCCCGACGTGACCCTGAAG gactGTTTTTCCATGGCCAATGTCTCCTGGTATGGAGGGCCGAGCATCCGTGCCCAGCGTTGGCCCCTCAACGGCGCCGAGAGCCCCGCGCAGCCCTTGGTGAGCGGCGACCTCAGCGCAAACCCCGACGGATTCGGGCCCCTCCTGGAGAGGTTCTTCCTGGGATCCACAG GAGTGACGGTGACAGTGGCTCCCGATGTGTCTCTGCTCCTGTCTCTGGAGAGCCACCAGCAGTTCTGCCTGGAGACGCCGGCGGGGCGAGCGGAGTCCCTGCACTACCAGCTCTGTGTCAGCACCGACGTGGCGGCTGCCCGCCGGCACACGGCCAGCGCTCCAGCTCGGACACTGCCGGACACCGCGCTCCTGGG GTCTCCCATCTGGCGCTACCATGGCCCGGAGGGTTCTGCCGCCAAAATCAAGCGAGGCCTGAGGTCGCTGGTGAGGAGGCTGAAGAGGCATCGCCTTCAGGAGGGCGTCGTGGCCCTGGGGGAGCGTGGCACCGCTGTCCTCGCTGCTGCA GACCTGGTGCCCTCAGGGCACAGGAAGAGGCAGGCCCCGGTGCTGGTGGAACCTCTGGAGCTCTCCATCACGCTGTCCCCGTACGCTGGCATCGCCTCCCCGCTCTTCCAGCGCTCCCTGCATGGTGGTGAGGCTGCGGGATACTGGCTCAGCCGCCAGCCCCGACCCGGGGCCAGCTCG ATCCCGCTGCTGACCACCTGGAAGGGGCAGCTCTGCGCCCGCCTGAATGTCACCAGCGAGGCAGCGCTGGGCTGGTATCTGGCTCGTGCCCGAGACCTGCGGCAGGCACTGGGGGCAACCTACGTGGCCTTCGAGGGAGTGGAGGGCAATTCCTTCCTGGAGCAggatgtccctgctcctgccgaGCTGGAGGGTGATGGATACACCGAGGCGCTGGCGGCAGCGCTGGCCACGCTGGGCAATGGCACCATTGTCAGCGCCGGGAGCAG ATCCAGTCACCTCCCACTGTTTGTCCAGATGAGGCCCCTGCGCTCTGACTGGAGCCACGCCGGGCTGAAGGGGCTCATCCCCTCCGTGCTGCACTACAGCCTGCTGGGCTACAACTTCTTCATCCCTGATGCAGTAG GAGGGAGCGAGGCTGGAGCCACCCCAGGGGACCCGGAGCTGTTTGTGAGGTGGCTGCAGATTGTGACATTCCTGCCCGTGATGGCCTTTGGGACCCcgccctggctctgctgtgacaCCTGG GTCCTGAATCTGACCCGCCAGTGCATCCAGAGGCACCGGGACTTTGTTGTGCCCCTGCTCCTAAAATACAGTGAGGAGTGGCAGAGTTTGGGGTACCCCATCTTCCGTCCTGCATGGTGGCTCAGCCCCACGGATCCCGCTGCATTCACCATAGAGGATGAGTTCCTCATAGGAGATGAG gTCCTGGTGGCTCCAATAACAGAAAAGGGACAAACGTGGAGGGACATCTACCTACCAGGAGAGGGGCACCTGTGGCTGGACACCAACACTGCCCGAGTGTTTGATGGTGGCACCACGCTCAGGAATtactctgccagcctggccgAGGTGCCAGTGTTTGTAAAGACCTCCTGA